One region of Miscanthus floridulus cultivar M001 chromosome 19, ASM1932011v1, whole genome shotgun sequence genomic DNA includes:
- the LOC136529801 gene encoding WAT1-related protein At5g47470-like, translating into MLRRQGEEGQGRINLLEEVLIVGGLLLVQCVLSGYVVFTDHLLALGADPLAVIVVGGAAYAAFGLPFAVALERKRWPSKVSGTLVAQYLLIALGGTTAFQELMLLGIKKTTPAIASAMPNLSPGLIFIVAACFRLERFDKACKYTQAKIAGTVVCLAGAVAMSFLQSPPSSSSSSSSPTAVVEAAGSAGGDDYYDWILGCCCLVAGVTVFALVTVLQAATLASLPAPLTMCCVTSAMGAALTAVLRLVLEGRFLDMGSPNIDATLVSGIVVLGGGVVGACTAFQVWCLGRKGPLFVSVFGPVQTVCTAILSAALLRQVLSLGSLAGIVLMFSGLYIVLWAKSNEISADEDQLQGGGDHDTQKALLA; encoded by the exons ATGCTGCGGCGGCAAGGCGAAGAAGGCCAAGGTAGAATAAATTTGCTGGAGGAGGTGCTCATCGTCGGCGGCCTCCTGCTGGTGCAGTGCGTGCTCTCCGGCTACGTCGTCTTCACCGACCACCTGCTCGCCCTGGGCGCCGACCCGCTGGCCGTCATCGTCGTCGGCGGAGCCGCCTACGCCGCCTTCGGCCTCCCCTTCGCCGTCGCCCTCGAGAG GAAGCGATGGCCTTCCAAGGTTTCGGGGACTTTGGTCGCGCAATACCTGCTCATTGCTCTTGGAGG GACAACCGCGTTCCAAGAGCTGATGCTGCTGGGGATCAAGAAGACGACGCCGGCGATCGCTTCCGCCATGCCCAACCTCAGCCCCGGTCTCATCTTCATCGTCGCAGCTTGTTTCAG GCTGGAGAGGTTCGACAAGGCGTGCAAGTACACGCAGGCGAAGATAGCGGGGACAGTGGTGTGCCTGGCGGGAGCCGTGGCCATGAGCTTCCTGCAGAGCCccccctcgtcgtcgtcgtcctcctcttcTCCGACAGCAGTAGTGGAAGCAGCAGGATCAGCAGGCGGCGACGACTACTACGACTGGATcctgggctgctgctgcctgGTCGCGGGTGTCACCGTCTTCGCGCTCGTCACCGTCCTACAGGCCGCGACGCTCGCCAGCCTCCCGGCGCCGCTGACCATGTGCTGCGTCACCTCAGCGATGGGCGCCGCTCTCACCGCCGTCCTGCGGCTCGTCCTGGAAGGGAGGTTCCTCGACATGGGGTCGCCTAACATCGACGCCACGCTCGTCTCCGGGATCGTCGTCCTCGGCGGCGGGGTGGTGGGCGCGTGCACGGCGTTCCAGGTGTGGTGCCTCGGCAGGAAGGGCCCCCTGTTCGTCTCCGTCTTTGGCCCCGTCCAGACCGtctgcaccgccatcctctctGCTGCTCTCCTCCGACAAGTCCTCAGCCTCGGAAG cctcGCAGGGATCGTGCTGATGTTCAGTGGGCTCTACATTGTCCTATGGGCCAAGAGCAACGAGATTTCGGCTGACGAGGATCAGTTGCAAGGTGGCGGCGATCACGACACCCAGAAGGCCCTGCTAGCCTAG